The following are encoded together in the Paludisphaera mucosa genome:
- the ggt gene encoding gamma-glutamyltransferase encodes MSNAHPRRTILRCGIAGLAWLGAGASKAALGHDRPSGPLQKTRSTVVARRGMAATSQPLATAAAIRVLQKGGNAIDAAIAANAVLGVVEPMSCGIGGDLFAIVWDAKGKKLHGLNASGRSPGKADLSYFRDKGLTEIPDHGSLSWSVPGCVDGWDELRRKFATLSWSDLLAPAIQYAEEGFPVSEIIAADWRASRAGLSRVPSSAACYLPDGRAPGVGDLFRNPGLARSLKAIAEGGRDAYYKGPLAEAIVRYSESVDGLFAASDFAEHASTWVEPVSTNYRGYDVWELPPNGQGIAVLQMLNLLEAYDLKSMGPQSAQALHLMIEAKKLAYEDRARYYADPEKAEVPVRELISKEYADVRRKLIDPDRANDRPTPGEPKHGDTIYMTVVDGDFNAVSLIQSNYNGFGSGHVPGDLGFAIQNRGCSFALDPGHPNRLEPRKRPFHTIIPAFVTKDGKPWLSFGLMGGDMQAQGHAQMVCNMVDFGMDVQESGDAPRFRHLGSSEPTGRPARGGGSTALESEIGPEVRRALEAKGHHLVESRGGYGGYQAVRIDLDRGVLMGGSDPRKDGGAMGY; translated from the coding sequence ATGTCGAACGCCCATCCTCGCAGGACGATCCTTCGATGCGGCATAGCGGGCCTCGCGTGGCTGGGCGCGGGGGCCTCGAAGGCCGCCCTGGGGCACGACCGGCCGTCGGGGCCGTTGCAGAAGACGCGGTCGACGGTGGTCGCCCGCCGCGGGATGGCGGCGACGAGCCAGCCGCTGGCCACCGCGGCGGCGATCCGCGTGTTGCAGAAGGGGGGCAACGCGATCGACGCGGCGATCGCGGCGAACGCCGTGCTGGGCGTCGTCGAGCCCATGTCGTGCGGGATCGGCGGCGACCTCTTCGCGATCGTCTGGGACGCCAAGGGGAAGAAGCTCCACGGCCTGAACGCCAGCGGCCGGTCGCCGGGGAAGGCCGACCTCTCCTACTTCCGCGACAAGGGGCTGACGGAGATCCCCGACCACGGGTCCCTGAGCTGGTCCGTCCCCGGCTGCGTCGACGGCTGGGACGAGCTGAGGCGCAAGTTCGCGACGCTCTCCTGGTCCGACCTCCTCGCCCCCGCCATCCAGTACGCCGAGGAAGGCTTCCCCGTCAGCGAGATCATCGCCGCCGACTGGCGGGCCTCGCGCGCGGGGCTGTCGCGGGTGCCGAGTTCGGCCGCCTGCTACCTCCCCGACGGCCGCGCGCCGGGGGTGGGCGACCTCTTCCGCAACCCCGGCCTGGCGCGGTCGCTGAAGGCGATCGCCGAGGGGGGCCGCGACGCCTACTACAAGGGTCCGCTGGCCGAGGCGATCGTCCGCTATTCCGAGTCCGTCGACGGCCTGTTCGCGGCCTCCGACTTCGCCGAGCACGCGTCGACGTGGGTCGAGCCGGTCTCCACCAACTACCGCGGCTACGACGTCTGGGAACTGCCGCCCAACGGCCAGGGGATCGCCGTCTTGCAGATGCTCAACCTGCTGGAAGCCTACGACCTCAAGAGCATGGGACCCCAGTCGGCCCAGGCGCTCCACCTGATGATCGAGGCCAAGAAGCTCGCCTACGAGGACCGGGCGCGGTACTACGCCGACCCCGAGAAGGCCGAGGTCCCCGTCCGCGAGCTGATCTCCAAGGAGTACGCCGACGTCCGCCGCAAGCTGATCGACCCCGACCGCGCCAACGACCGCCCGACGCCCGGCGAGCCGAAGCACGGCGACACGATCTACATGACCGTCGTCGACGGCGACTTCAACGCGGTGAGCCTCATCCAGAGCAATTACAACGGCTTCGGCTCGGGCCACGTCCCCGGCGACCTCGGGTTCGCGATCCAGAACCGCGGCTGCTCGTTCGCGCTCGACCCGGGCCATCCCAACCGCCTGGAGCCCCGGAAGCGGCCCTTCCACACGATCATCCCGGCGTTCGTCACCAAGGACGGCAAGCCCTGGCTGAGCTTCGGATTGATGGGCGGGGATATGCAGGCCCAGGGCCACGCCCAGATGGTCTGCAACATGGTCGACTTCGGCATGGACGTCCAGGAGTCCGGCGACGCCCCCCGCTTCCGCCACCTGGGTTCGTCGGAGCCCACCGGCCGCCCCGCCCGCGGCGGCGGATCCACGGCCCTCGAATCCGAGATCGGCCCCGAGGTCCGTCGCGCCCTGGAGGCCAAGGGCCACCACCTCGTCGAGTCGCGGGGAGGCTACGGCGGCTACCAGGCCGTCCGCATCGACCTCGACCGCGGCGTCCTCATGGGCGGCTCCGACCCCCGCAAGGACGGCGGCGCGATGGGGTACTGA
- a CDS encoding serine/threonine-protein kinase, with protein sequence MHDPEFESRVLRFERAWRSGGPPEIGDYLGHPFATTSPGREKLLVELICVDLEFRARSPAHTGPPTLASYVDRFPELHCLDRLPVELVGEAYRVRRRWGDRPSHATFLEPFKERRDEIHAALLHIDAELHDELGGVGPPARPSSPSHASGIVDEGADVPMLSHRDFLLRRLIGAGRTGKVYEAGRLGDGRDVAVKFLRKSLLRHADVVRRFVDEARIVAGLHHPNIVGVQGLGRTPAGSYFIVMELVLGGDLSRHSRERRIPEDEAVRWAMEICEALAHAHERGVVHCDLKPANILIDVGGRIRVTDFGLARSLAGESLGAAEVEGTAPFMAPEQASRSWGVIDRRTDVYGLGAVLYALLTGRPPFVGERSSAILADVVSPTPVVSPSRHRPDLSERLSDLCRRCLAKSPEDRFATADEVRSALVAFQAASPRESTPGDAQGFDRPGMPTTG encoded by the coding sequence ATGCATGACCCCGAGTTCGAATCGCGCGTGCTCCGCTTCGAGCGGGCCTGGCGATCAGGTGGCCCGCCCGAGATTGGCGACTACCTGGGACATCCTTTCGCAACCACGTCCCCCGGGCGCGAGAAGTTGCTCGTCGAGTTGATCTGCGTCGATCTCGAATTTCGCGCGCGGAGCCCCGCCCACACCGGGCCGCCCACGCTGGCAAGCTACGTGGATCGCTTCCCGGAACTGCACTGCCTCGATCGACTTCCCGTCGAACTCGTCGGCGAGGCCTACCGGGTGCGTCGGAGGTGGGGCGACCGGCCTTCGCACGCGACGTTCTTGGAGCCGTTCAAGGAGAGGCGCGACGAGATCCATGCGGCTCTGCTCCACATCGACGCCGAGCTGCACGACGAACTCGGAGGGGTCGGCCCCCCCGCCCGGCCCTCCTCGCCGAGCCATGCGAGCGGAATAGTCGACGAGGGCGCCGACGTCCCGATGCTCTCGCACCGGGATTTCCTCCTCCGGCGGTTGATCGGGGCGGGCAGGACGGGGAAGGTCTACGAGGCTGGGCGACTCGGCGACGGTCGCGACGTCGCCGTGAAGTTCCTTCGAAAGTCCCTGCTGAGACACGCCGACGTCGTCCGCCGGTTCGTCGACGAGGCCCGCATCGTCGCCGGGCTGCATCATCCGAACATCGTCGGCGTCCAGGGACTCGGCCGCACCCCCGCCGGCTCCTACTTCATCGTGATGGAACTCGTCCTCGGCGGAGATCTCTCGCGGCACTCCCGCGAACGTCGCATCCCCGAAGACGAGGCGGTGCGATGGGCGATGGAGATCTGCGAGGCCCTTGCCCATGCCCACGAGCGCGGCGTGGTCCATTGCGACCTCAAGCCGGCCAACATCCTGATCGACGTCGGCGGCCGGATCCGGGTCACGGACTTCGGCCTCGCGCGTTCGCTCGCCGGCGAGTCCCTCGGGGCGGCCGAGGTCGAGGGGACCGCGCCGTTCATGGCCCCCGAACAAGCGTCCCGCTCCTGGGGGGTCATCGATCGACGGACGGACGTCTACGGGCTCGGCGCGGTCCTGTACGCTTTGCTGACCGGGCGTCCTCCTTTCGTCGGCGAGCGGTCGTCCGCAATCCTCGCGGACGTCGTCTCGCCGACCCCCGTCGTCTCGCCCTCGCGCCACCGCCCCGACCTCTCCGAGCGCCTGAGCGACCTCTGCCGTCGGTGCCTCGCCAAGTCGCCGGAAGATCGATTCGCGACCGCCGATGAGGTCCGATCGGCCCTCGTCGCCTTCCAGGCGGCATCGCCGCGAGAATCGACGCCGGGTGACGCTCAGGGCTTCGACCGGCCCGGGATGCCGACGACGGGATAG
- a CDS encoding serine hydrolase domain-containing protein: MQSSFFARRRRFPAFSLGLACLSALFGVVGRAEDGATIASRLQPSVDDGTLAGAVTLVATPEKVLDLEAVGWADVAAKRPMTTDAVFWIASQSKPITAAALMILVDEGKVDVDAPVAKYLPEFADVKVAAEGGSLKTPRHPILVREVLSHTSGLPFSSPMEKPTLDLFPLADRVRSYARLPLSFEPGMKSQYSNAGINTAGRILEVVSGTPYETFLDERLFRPLGMVDTTFSPAGARLVRVPKAYKLGNDGLEATHIDQLKYPLDSPDRQPMPAGGLFSTAAEVCRFYQMLANDGVFEGRRILSEKAVRQMTSDQSGEAHSNYGFGIGADGKVFTHGGAYNTNSAYDRERKLITVFLVQHASWTKRGETILPTFQKAARELFGAKTASVRPSGEAYPVVGIPGRSKP; encoded by the coding sequence ATGCAATCGTCGTTCTTCGCCCGCCGCCGTCGTTTCCCGGCCTTCTCCCTCGGACTCGCCTGCCTCTCGGCCCTTTTCGGCGTCGTGGGGCGGGCCGAGGACGGCGCGACGATCGCGTCGCGGCTCCAGCCGTCCGTCGACGACGGGACGCTCGCCGGCGCGGTGACGCTGGTGGCGACGCCCGAGAAGGTGCTCGACCTGGAGGCCGTCGGCTGGGCGGATGTGGCGGCGAAGCGGCCGATGACGACGGACGCGGTCTTCTGGATCGCCTCGCAATCGAAGCCGATCACCGCCGCGGCGCTGATGATCCTGGTCGACGAGGGGAAGGTCGACGTCGACGCGCCGGTGGCGAAGTACCTGCCGGAATTCGCCGACGTGAAGGTCGCCGCCGAAGGCGGATCGCTCAAGACGCCGCGGCACCCGATCTTGGTCCGCGAGGTCCTCAGCCACACCAGCGGCCTGCCGTTCAGCTCGCCGATGGAGAAGCCGACCCTCGACCTCTTCCCGCTGGCGGATCGGGTCCGGAGCTACGCGAGGCTCCCGCTGTCGTTCGAGCCCGGGATGAAATCGCAGTACTCGAACGCCGGCATCAACACCGCCGGCCGGATCCTCGAGGTCGTGAGCGGCACGCCGTATGAGACGTTCCTCGACGAGCGCCTGTTCCGGCCCCTGGGCATGGTCGACACCACGTTCAGCCCCGCCGGCGCGCGGCTGGTCCGGGTCCCCAAGGCGTACAAGCTCGGCAACGACGGCCTCGAAGCGACCCACATCGACCAGCTCAAGTACCCGCTCGACTCGCCCGACCGCCAGCCGATGCCCGCCGGCGGCCTCTTCTCGACCGCCGCCGAAGTCTGCCGCTTCTACCAGATGCTGGCCAACGACGGCGTCTTCGAAGGCCGGCGCATCCTCTCCGAGAAGGCCGTGCGGCAGATGACCTCCGACCAGTCCGGCGAGGCCCATTCCAACTACGGATTCGGCATCGGGGCCGACGGCAAGGTCTTCACCCACGGCGGGGCCTACAACACCAACTCGGCCTACGACCGCGAGCGGAAGCTCATCACCGTCTTCCTCGTCCAGCACGCCTCCTGGACCAAGCGCGGCGAGACCATCCTCCCCACCTTCCAGAAGGCCGCCCGCGAACTCTTCGGCGCGAAGACCGCGTCCGTCAGGCCCTCGGGGGAAGCCTATCCCGTCGTCGGCATCCCGGGCCGGTCGAAGCCCTGA